A genomic region of Amphiura filiformis chromosome 6, Afil_fr2py, whole genome shotgun sequence contains the following coding sequences:
- the LOC140154822 gene encoding uncharacterized protein, giving the protein MHFYCSTCDMLACQVCLIVKHTGRRHKVEGVKETYVKQRDEMQSAIAKTKQHIKEASESVLKLEAIEMAVKKSYDREEMKLAQCVESHMNTLLEQTQLLKKQLGDSKAQKLRSIHERMLNIEEKAQSAARATHAVENLTDYEYIVQHTHLTEQLNEIDLKEHTVPLGFTPNAAAKFVPLNKLDMNVGCMLHVMSDRPREVKLIQTLRGFKEPLCVAHSSTGLLAVCDHDSKKVSIYHELNAKYEKKLNLNLNPSNRNEPYDAAIHPDGRVMVARKSCIEVYSPEGNYLNKIETAAAGTLTKVFSIALSSSGGRIIAGDIDRSVITEHDATGNIVRTLKTNIRPLYATLIHADTHIVMSDWKAGKVSVMDMETGQETLSIDIIEVQGVSYDEQTESLLIARCKPGSVPGKILLKSGVIEQYSYTTGKLVACLEQGLCHPKGITSDANLMVVADKKIINMYKLE; this is encoded by the coding sequence ATGCATTTCTATTGCTCTACCTGTGATATGCTAGCTTGTCAAGTTTGTCTGATTGTGAAACATACTGGGAGAAGGCATAAAGTAGAAGGTGTCAAAGAAACATATGTTAAGCAGCGAGATGAAATGCAATCTGCTATTGCTAAGACAAAGCAACATATTAAAGAAGCAAGTGAGTCAGTACTGAAACTTGAAGCTATTGAGATGGCAGTGAAGAAATCATATGATAGAGAAGAAATGAAACTTGCTCAATGTGTTGAATCTCATATGAACACCTTACTAGAGCAGACCCAATTGTTAAAGAAACAACTCGGTGACTCTAAAGCTCAAAAACTAAGAAGCATTCATGAAAGAATGTTAAACATTGAAGAGAAGGCACAGTCAGCTGCTCGTGCTACACATGCAGTAGAAAACTTGACTGATTACGAATACATAGTACAGCATACTCATCTGACTGAGCAATTAAATGAAATTGATCTCAAAGAGCACACAGTTCCACTTGGTTTTACACCGAATGCAGCTGCTAAATTTGTTCCACTAAACAAGTTGGATATGAATGTAGGCTGCATGCTACATGTGATGTCAGATAGACCACGGGAAGTAAAGCTAATACAGACATTGCGCGGATTTAAGGAACCACTTTGTGTGGCACATTCTTCTACAGGACTACTTGCTGTGTGTGATCATGATAGCAAGAAAGTTAGCATTTATCATGAACtgaatgcaaaatatgaaaagaaGCTGAATCTGAATCTTAATCCTTCAAATAGAAACGAGCCATATGATGCAGCTATCCATCCTGATGGAAGGGTTATGGTGGCTAGAAAGTCATGCATTGAAGTATACTCACCAGAGGGGAACTATCTAAATAAAATTGAAACAGCAGCTGCAGGCACGCTGACAAAGGTATTCAGTATCGCACTCTCATCATCGGGCGGGAGGATAATAGCAGGGGACATAGATAGATCTGTCATAACAGAACATGATGCAACAGGTAACATTGTGAGAACACTGAAGACAAATATACGCCCACTGTATGCGACTCTCATCCATGCTGATACCCACATTGTTATGAGTGACTGGAAGGCTGGTAAGGTGAGTGTGATGGATATGGAAACTGGACAAGAAACTCTGAGCATTGATATCATAGAGGTACAAGGTGTGAGTTATGATGAGCAAACAGAGTCTTTGTTGATAGCAAGGTGTAAACCAGGAAGTGTACCTGGAAAGATCCTGCTCAAATCTGGCGTGATAGAGCAGTATAGCTATACCACAGGTAAATTAGTGGCATGTTTAGAACAAGGACTGTGTCATCCTAAGGGGATTACAAGTGATGCAAATCTTATGGTTGTAGCAgataagaaaattataaatatgtACAAACTAGAATAA